From Sander lucioperca isolate FBNREF2018 chromosome 14, SLUC_FBN_1.2, whole genome shotgun sequence, the proteins below share one genomic window:
- the LOC116034740 gene encoding G2/M phase-specific E3 ubiquitin-protein ligase-like, whose amino-acid sequence MVEDIIMFQVVHRVSGALQRFREGMKTLGVLDAIRMHPDAFRLLFCHEPSTLTAAFWRDYLLDVEEQEGPLQLGGILAFATGANSIPPLGFSPRPSVDFLHELPLRQGRHLPTVNTCINCLRLPVLKKFEDFNETMDFAFGQE is encoded by the exons ATGGTGGAGGATATCATCATGTTTCAGGTGGTTCATCGAGTCAGTGGAGCACTTCAAAG aTTCCGGGAGGGGATGAAGACCCTTGGTGTTCTTGATGCAATAAGAATGCACCCAGATGCTTTCAGACTGCTGTTTTGTCACGAGCCATCCACACTCACAGCTGCATTTTGGAGGGACTACCTGCTGGATGTTGAGG AGCAAGAGGGACCCTTACAACTTGGGGGTATCCTGGCCTTTGCGACGGGAGCAAATTCAATTCCACCCCTGGGCTTCTCCCCACGACCTTCAGTAGATTTTCTCCATGAGCTGCCCCTCAGACAAGGCCGTCATTTACCCACCGTAAACACATGCATTAACTGCCTGCGGTTGCCAGTCCTGAAAAAATTCGAGGATTTCAACGAAACTATGGATTTTGCATTTGGTCAGGAATGA